The window TCCGATAAGCAGAAATTTGATTCGATGGGTAAAGACCGTATAGGTGCGAAATATGGCGATGTGTATCATTGGGGTCATCAATATCATCAAGCCATTCTTGCAATTGATTATGTTGCCCAATGTGCATTGGTGGCAATTTTGCTCTCAACTTTTTTAAAGAATCTACAAAATTGGCATCTATTTTAAGAATTTCAGCAGCACTGATTGCTTTATTAAATACATCAAAAACAATTTGATTATCCATCGTAACACCCGCATCAAGTGAAGAGCCATCATGAGCTGCAGGTGCATTTTCTGGCGAATTACCAGGATTTACCACCAACCAATTATTTTTATTTGGGTGCGGAACCAAAAAATCAGCGTAAAACTGTGCAGCTCCCCTAAGAGCAGGATAAGCTGAAGCTAAAAATGCTTTATCACCCGTATAAAGATAATGTTCCCATAAATGTTGGCTTACCCATCCTCCACCAGCGGTCCACATTCCCCAAAACGCTCCATCAATTGCTCCAGTTGCTCGCCAAATATCTGTATTGTGGTGGGCCATCCAACCTCGGGCACCATACATATCTTTGGCAGTTTTTTGTCCAGTTATAGACAGCTCTTTTACCATTTTCAAAAAAGGCTCATGCAACTCTGAAAGATTGGTTTTTTCGGCTGGCCAATAATTCATTTCGGCATTAATGTTAATAGTGTATTTGCTATCCCACGGTGGATTGATACGATTATTCCAAATACCCTGCAAGTTGGCTGGTTGTCCGCCTGGTTGCGAAGAAGAAATCAATAAATACCGTCCAAACTGATAGTAAAGAGCTACCATTTGAGGGTCGTTGATATTTCTAAAATTTCTTAAACGTTCATCCGTTGGTAGTTTTGCGGCATCGGTTTCGCCTAAATCAATTTTAACTCGGTTGAACAACTTTTGATAAGCTAAAATATGTGAGCTAAGTAGGGTTGTATATGTTTTTGCGAAGGCATTGTTTAAATAATCATTTGCACGCTTGTTTTCATCACCGCTTAAATCTTGATAGTTGTTGAAATTAGTGGCAATCGAAATAAATATAATCGCTGAATTAGCTCCCTTGACCACTAAAGAAGTATCAGTAGATTGAAGGCTTCCACCTTCTAGTTTTATTCTTGAAATACCTTTAAACGCTACCATTCCTTTTACAGTTTCATGGTCGCTGGTTATTCCAGAAAGCGTTAAATCTTTATTCGGTGTAGTGGCAATCGTTTTTCTTTTTTGTGGAGAAGAAATATTGGCATTAAATGAAACATTTCCTGCTTTATTAGCTGAAATTTTCATTATTATCACTCTGTCAGCCAATGAGGCAAAAGCCTCGCGGGTATAAGTTACATCTCCAACTTGATATGTAGTTTTTGAAATTGCTCTTTCAATATCTAACTCTCGGTAATAATTTTTATAATTTTCTTGTCCAGCAAAAACTAAGTTAAGATTTCCCACAGGTTCAAACTTTTGGCCATGCGAAGTCTTTGAAATAATCGCCTGATTTGCCAATTTCTCTGCTTCTTTATGATTTCCTTCAAAAATTAACTTTCTGATTTCAGCTAATTTTTCAAGAGCCAAGGGGTTATCATTTCGGTTGGGACTCCCGCTCCATACTGTATGTTCGTTAAGTTGTATGATTTCTTGTTCAACATTTCCGTAAATCATCGCTCCTAAACGCCCATTTCCAATGGGCATTGCATTTTCCCATGTATTTCCAGAAGGTTGTTTGTACCAAAGTTTGAGAGGCGTTTGGGCTTTTAATATTTGGCTAATACCGATAAAAACTATAAAAACTATTCTCTTTCTCATCTAATATTTGGTAAATTATAACGTATTTTAAAATTACAAATCAATGTGTCTATATTACACAAATGTAATTAATATTATAAATCGAAACCCAAAATATTGTAGTAAAAAAAGAATTTATTTTACGTTTTGATGAAATACCTCTATTAAAACGCAAAAAACACTTAACATGATAGCACTAAATTATCCATTCAGAATCTAAACTTAGCATTCGGTCAGTTTCAAAAAGGTTGCCTATTTCGTAATATAAATCTTACATATATTGGCATTGAAATAAAAAATTAGCTCTTTGGTTTGTTTTATATTTATCTGTTCGGATAATATTTAAGTGTAAGGAATTGATTCATAAACAAAAATTCAAACCCAAAAGTAATTTACAAGATTATCAGTAATATTTCTAGGGGAGTTGTATAGATTAATCTATCATAGCCCATCAACTATGTTTTATTTACTATATCATGTATTACTTTGTCTAATTCTGTTGAACTTTCATAAATTGCTTTCAACAAGAATTCTTTCTCTGATTCATCACTAATTATGCCATCTTCTAAAAGTTTTACTATTCCCATAATTTTCGCTAGTGGAGCCCTTAATAAATGCGACTGATACCAAGAAATATCCCGCAATTTAGTGTTTTGTTCTTTAATGATATTATCCTTTTGATTAATACTTGTAATATCTTGAACGATGAAAATGAAGTGCTGATTTTCTTGAATAAAAAATGAACTTGAACTAAGAAGCAACTGTTTTTTTTCATTTATTTTTGTCAATCCTATTAATTTTTCTTGGCTAAAAAAAGGATTGTCAATAACTAAATCATCAATTTTTAATTTACCAGATTCGCTTATCGAAAAACCTTCAAACACATTACTAATGCAAAGTTCTTTGATTTCAACTTCTGAATATTGAAAAATCTCCCTTGCAGCAATATTAGAATAATTTATTTTAAAGTTATCATCAGATAATAACACTCCAACTGGCATTAATTCTGATATTTTTCTAAATTTTTCTTCACTATCCTGTAGGCTCTTTTCAAGTGCTTTTTGATTGCTAATATCTTTCGCAAAAATTGAAACGCCTATCTGCTTACCGCTTTGATCATACACAGAATTAAATTTTGTTTGATACCAAATGGTTTCACCTAATGTATTCAGATAAGAAACGTCTATTATTGTATTTTCTCCCTGCAGAGCAATTGGGAAGTATTTATAAAATAAATTATTTTTATCCGGTATAAAGTCTCTGAAATCTTCTCCAATAAAATTATCCCCCCCTGTGTTATGAGTGATGGTTTTAAGAGCAGTTTGATTCATGAACATAATCTTACTATGCATATCTAATAAGGTGATAGACTCATCCGTATTATTTAAAAAAGCTTGTAGTTTCTCCGAAAAATCAATAATCTTTTGTTCGGCTACTTTCTCTCTAGTTATGTCTTTTATGCTTTGTGTAACTCCAAATAATTTACCATCTTCATAAATTGGCATCATTTTATATTCAAACCAATATGATACATTTTCAACTTTCGAAAGATATTGAATTGAAAAGGGGGTTCCATTAATAGCTGAGTCAAAACCTTGAAGATAAAATTTTTGATTGGCTTCAATGACAAAATCAGGATAATATAAATCTCCCTCTTTTATTTCTTTATTATAATATTGATAAAGTACATCTCTAAGTTTTTTGTTGAATGCCAAAACCTCGTGATTTGTACCAATGAAGACAATGCTTTCTGAACTATTATCTAAAATCAATTTGAAGTGTTTATCTATCATGGCTATATGGATTGTTTTAAGGTTAAGATATGCCTACCATTCCCGCTTTTCTAAAACGAGAATTTTCATTACTAAACTTCATTAAATTCACAAAGTTTGAATTATACCCTTGAGTTCAAACCCACATACTGAATGGGGTTAGTCATAACAGTTGTATGATTCAAATCTAGAGTAATAATTTTTTAAAAAAAATGATAGAAATTATTTTTTTAAATAAAACAGCCTTGTTGCGGTTCTGAATTATTAATTGTGTTTTTTGATAACCATTTTACAAATACTTTGTCTGTATGGGTTATCGGGGGGCGGGGTAAGACTAGTAATAATGGCTCACATATATTACTTGAATACTTGGTAGGGTTATTGTAAAAGAGGTAAAATAATTTGATGATTGTTTTCAGGCTATATTAATGCCTAATATAGCCTGAAATTTAATTCTTTATCAACTACTGAATTGACTAATCATTCTTAGCTCCCTTATCAATCCAGTTTTTAAAGGCTGTCAACTCACAATCTGATAACTTACGGCCTTGCGGCATCGGACTAAACCCTTGCAATTGGGCAATTGAACCCCATAGCCTTCCATTATCAACTTGCTGTTTTATTGTGTTGTAACTATCTAAAACAATATTACCAGAAGCACTTCCTGATTGATGGCAACCCAAACAATTTACATCAATAATTGGCTTAATTACTTTCGCAAACGTTGGGTTTGTTGCATCAACACTCACCCCACAAGCTGTTTCTTTAGCACCTTGTTGAATCCATTTCAAAATCATATCCGACTGTTGTTTTGAGATGGCTTGACGTGGTGGTGGCGGCATTCTATCTCTACCAGTATCAACAATTACTTTATAAAGTTCACTGTTAGTTGGTTTACTCGTATTTATTCCTCTTTTAATAATTGTGCTGTACGAACTTAGGTCATAACCTTCTTCGCGAGTTTTTGAATCATGACAGCCACTCATCGCACAGTTTGTTTGAAAAAAGGGTAATACTTGCGAATCAAAGCAAACAGTTTCAGAGTTTGTATTTGATGAAGAAGAGGTATTCACACAATTTAATTGTATAACTTCTCCAGATGGTCCTGTATTTGATGCGGGATTTGGAGAAGCATTTTTCTTATAATAGCAACCAAAATTAAGTAAGCCAACGGCTAATAAAATGATAACTCTAAGCATTGTTGTTTACTTATTTTAATGTAAATACAAATTTATTTTTAACCGCTATAACCTCAGCAATTTTAGCCATTACAAGGGTAGGTATTTCAATATTGTGGTCTTTTAGAGGAACATCAATATTACTAATTAGTGTAAGTTGACCGTTATTGATGGTCAATTTCCCTTTTATTAGTCGCTCTTTAGATACGCCATGCATGGTTAATTGTCCCTTGGCAGAAATATCATAAGTACCGTTTTTAGTTACATCAATCGTTTCTTGGATTTTACCTTTAAAGGTTCCCGTTGGAAATTTTTCAGATTCCATGTAGTTTTCATTAAAATGTTCTTCCATTAAATGATTCTGAAATTTAAAGTCGGTCATCGTCATTCGAACCGCAATTTCACCTTTCGTAAAATCAATAATTGAAGCCACATTTTTATTAACAGCGGCAATATTTTCTAAGGGCGTTTCAGAAAAGAAGCTTGTTTCACCAGTTCGACAAATCCATTGATTTTGCTGTGCAAAAGCAGGAATTGCGAGTATAATCGCAATAATTATTTTTGTTATATTTTTCATATTTTTTTCTTTTTATCAAAACTAAAAGTTCTTGAAATATTAAACCCATAATGAACATCTCCTTTGGCCCAATTCCCTTCTGTTTGCCCAATAAACTGTCTTTCAATCATGCCAAGTGAATTGGTAAAATGTAATTGGAAAACGTGTCCACCAGTTTCAATATCAAAACCCATTGACAAAGAATTGTAATAATTCGGGTTTGTTGGAATACCCGGTTCAAGGCTCATAGGTAAACGATAAAAGTATTCGGCATTGAAAGAAGTACGCTTGCTAATTTTTACACGTCCGCCTATGCCCACTGCCATAATATCGTTAGGTTCAGTATCTAATTCTACTTTATTTCTATGAATAAAAGTTGGCGTAAGTTGTAATGAAAGACGCTCTCCAAATTTTCTAGCTATCAATAATTGACCTGTATAGGTTAAACGTTCTAAATTATTGTAAAACCTAAATTGTGGGCTTGTCGTAAGTGATATAGCATCGACAGAACCAAAAGCAGTAATACTAACTGGGCTTCCTCCTTTAGCTTGTCTTAATACTTTATATTTGGCGAAATAATCAAAAGTTTTTTGAGTGGTACTTCTTCCAATTCCTACCATTAAAAAATCAGTTAAACCATACTCAAGTCCAATACGCATAGTTGCTTGGTCAAGTCCAAAGAAATTATACGCTCCATCATTTAATTTTCCAAATCGGTGGGAAATTCTAAAATCTAAATGATTCTTAGAGATAGTCTCAACAGAATGACCGTTAATAATTCTCGTAGATTTGAATGTAGCTGAACTATACGTCTTTTTGGGTTTAACAGTTTTGTCAAGCTCATCAAGTAAATCTTGTGCTTGTGCCGAAGCACAAAACATCATAATACAAATGGCAATTAGCTCTTTTTTCATTTAGGGTGTTACGGTTAAAATATTTCCAGAAAGCGACGTTTTATAAATTCCTAAACCTTTTTTTCCTTCGGTATTTAGTCCTTTCCCAGATACATCGAATCTTGCTCCGTGTGCAGAGCAATACCATTCATTATTTTTAAAACTTATCTGTGTTCTTCCTTCATGACTACAAGTAAGTGTGGCAGCAATATAGTTACCATTGTATTTTGCTACTACAATTCCATTAGTTACTACATACCCCCCTTCATTTTTCAAAGCAGCATTTGCTGGTAATGACAAATCTAAAGTTGCCGTCCCCGATGGGGTTACGCCAGTTTCATTGACACAGCTATCAAGTGTATAAAGTGCCATCAAAGCAGCTCCGGTGAATCCCATCTTTTTAAGAAATTCATTTCTACTAATTTTCTCTTCTAAGTTCATACTTAAATAAGTGTTTATTTATATAACTGAATACGTACGATTCTCCGTATTTGCTTCCTATAAGTAAGTTTTTTAATCATTCTTTAATTAATAAGTATTGGTGAAATTTACTTCTGCTTCATCATATTTAGCTTATTTAGAATTCTTTATAAACAAAAAGCCTGTGTTGAATACACAGGCTTTCATAAGAATCATATAATTAATCACTTACTTTTAAAATCAATCATGATTGAACCATTCAAACGAAAAACTCCTCCAGAATTTACATAATCAACCTCTCTGAAATTATAAATATATGTCGGTGTTAAAATAAACGAAACATTTCTTTGCTTATACTGTACTCCAGCACCGAGAATCATATTATGCAAAGTGTTTTTGGCTGCATAAGTATTGAAATTAGTATATATTTCTTCTCCTTGATAATATGTTTCAAATTTTATATTTTGATATAATTTTAGGTCTAAATGAGTACCAAAAGAGAACTTAAAATCAAATTTTCGATTAATTGGGATATAATAGTTCAAAGCAATAGGTAACTCTAAAATTGATGTATTAATACCTATTTCCGTCAAAGCATCATAGTTTTTAGGTACTTTAGAGTTGTAGGTCTGTACAAAATTTTGACCTGTTTGTTGATTAAATTGCTGCGGAGAGCCATATTCTAAGTTTGGATATTTATTAAAACCCAATCCGGCTGAAAGCCCCAAACTTGGTGTAAGAAATAACTCCGTCATTGGCCCTAAATTTACTTCACCCGCAATACTAACAGAACTCGAAAGGCCAAATCGTGTTTGCAATTTTGGCCACTGAAACTTTCGTTTAGTTGAACTTGGCATGGCTTGTTGAGCTTCTACTTTAGGGCTTTTCAAAGTATTGACAGAATCTTTTTTTTCACCGATTACCGATGATTCATCATTCACCAAACTGGTTTGAACTACTTTCTTTTCACCTAAATTTTCCTCTAAGGTTTTTACTGATTCACTTCTCTCCTCAGAAGACTTCTCTATTTTTTGAGGTTCTGCTGTCTTTTTGGAATCATCATCGCTTTTCGCAACAAAAGCACTATTTCTTAGCAATTGGCTATTATCTTTTCCAGAAAAAGTCAATAATTTCTTATCTTCATTAGCCTTGTAATACACATATTTTTCTACAATAATCGTATCTCGATGAACTATCGTTTGCGTATTTATCAATGATTTATTTTGTTGAATAGTAGTAATCTTATCATTCAAAATTTCTATTTGATTATGGTTTTCAATAAGCTCTTTTAAACTAAAAAGCAATAAAATTGAAGTAATTGTAGCATAAAAAGGCAATGCATATTTACGCCAAAAATCAATATACCACGGAACTGGCATTTGTTGTTTGAGGTTTTTCCAAACATTTTCGCTAACTGGTTTATTGATACTCTCCAGTTTTTCTTTTATTTTTTTATCAAATAATTCGCTTGATGACATTGCTTTAAATTATTGTTTGTCTTGCCATGTATTCACTTATCCATACTTGTAATTTAGTTCGTGCTTTGAAAATATTTGCACGTACTGCACTTTCTGTGACTCCTAACATTTCAGATATTTCTTTGTAGGAATAACCTTCTACAGCTGATAATGAAAAAACTGTACGATAAACTGGCGTTAA of the Emticicia oligotrophica DSM 17448 genome contains:
- a CDS encoding PAS domain S-box protein, with amino-acid sequence MIDKHFKLILDNSSESIVFIGTNHEVLAFNKKLRDVLYQYYNKEIKEGDLYYPDFVIEANQKFYLQGFDSAINGTPFSIQYLSKVENVSYWFEYKMMPIYEDGKLFGVTQSIKDITREKVAEQKIIDFSEKLQAFLNNTDESITLLDMHSKIMFMNQTALKTITHNTGGDNFIGEDFRDFIPDKNNLFYKYFPIALQGENTIIDVSYLNTLGETIWYQTKFNSVYDQSGKQIGVSIFAKDISNQKALEKSLQDSEEKFRKISELMPVGVLLSDDNFKINYSNIAAREIFQYSEVEIKELCISNVFEGFSISESGKLKIDDLVIDNPFFSQEKLIGLTKINEKKQLLLSSSSFFIQENQHFIFIVQDITSINQKDNIIKEQNTKLRDISWYQSHLLRAPLAKIMGIVKLLEDGIISDESEKEFLLKAIYESSTELDKVIHDIVNKT
- a CDS encoding YceI family protein → MKNITKIIIAIILAIPAFAQQNQWICRTGETSFFSETPLENIAAVNKNVASIIDFTKGEIAVRMTMTDFKFQNHLMEEHFNENYMESEKFPTGTFKGKIQETIDVTKNGTYDISAKGQLTMHGVSKERLIKGKLTINNGQLTLISNIDVPLKDHNIEIPTLVMAKIAEVIAVKNKFVFTLK
- a CDS encoding glycoside hydrolase family 95 protein produces the protein MRKRIVFIVFIGISQILKAQTPLKLWYKQPSGNTWENAMPIGNGRLGAMIYGNVEQEIIQLNEHTVWSGSPNRNDNPLALEKLAEIRKLIFEGNHKEAEKLANQAIISKTSHGQKFEPVGNLNLVFAGQENYKNYYRELDIERAISKTTYQVGDVTYTREAFASLADRVIIMKISANKAGNVSFNANISSPQKRKTIATTPNKDLTLSGITSDHETVKGMVAFKGISRIKLEGGSLQSTDTSLVVKGANSAIIFISIATNFNNYQDLSGDENKRANDYLNNAFAKTYTTLLSSHILAYQKLFNRVKIDLGETDAAKLPTDERLRNFRNINDPQMVALYYQFGRYLLISSSQPGGQPANLQGIWNNRINPPWDSKYTININAEMNYWPAEKTNLSELHEPFLKMVKELSITGQKTAKDMYGARGWMAHHNTDIWRATGAIDGAFWGMWTAGGGWVSQHLWEHYLYTGDKAFLASAYPALRGAAQFYADFLVPHPNKNNWLVVNPGNSPENAPAAHDGSSLDAGVTMDNQIVFDVFNKAISAAEILKIDANFVDSLKKLRAKLPPMHIGQHNQLQEWLDDIDDPNDTHRHISHLYGLYPSNQISAYRTPELFEASKNSLIYRGDVSTGWSMGWKVNWWAKLQDGNHAYQLIQNQLTPISGERGAGGTYNNLFDAHPPFQIDGNFGCTSGITEMLMQSSDGAVHLLPALPDVWPTGKIAGLKAIGGFEIVEMQWKDAKLVKLVIKSNLGGNLRLRTPNDLKLTNGLKLVAAKGENPNPFYRIDETAKPIISEKANIKIPSLKATKLYDISTKKGQIIVLTY
- a CDS encoding outer membrane beta-barrel protein → MSSSELFDKKIKEKLESINKPVSENVWKNLKQQMPVPWYIDFWRKYALPFYATITSILLLFSLKELIENHNQIEILNDKITTIQQNKSLINTQTIVHRDTIIVEKYVYYKANEDKKLLTFSGKDNSQLLRNSAFVAKSDDDSKKTAEPQKIEKSSEERSESVKTLEENLGEKKVVQTSLVNDESSVIGEKKDSVNTLKSPKVEAQQAMPSSTKRKFQWPKLQTRFGLSSSVSIAGEVNLGPMTELFLTPSLGLSAGLGFNKYPNLEYGSPQQFNQQTGQNFVQTYNSKVPKNYDALTEIGINTSILELPIALNYYIPINRKFDFKFSFGTHLDLKLYQNIKFETYYQGEEIYTNFNTYAAKNTLHNMILGAGVQYKQRNVSFILTPTYIYNFREVDYVNSGGVFRLNGSIMIDFKSK
- a CDS encoding DUF5777 family beta-barrel protein codes for the protein MKKELIAICIMMFCASAQAQDLLDELDKTVKPKKTYSSATFKSTRIINGHSVETISKNHLDFRISHRFGKLNDGAYNFFGLDQATMRIGLEYGLTDFLMVGIGRSTTQKTFDYFAKYKVLRQAKGGSPVSITAFGSVDAISLTTSPQFRFYNNLERLTYTGQLLIARKFGERLSLQLTPTFIHRNKVELDTEPNDIMAVGIGGRVKISKRTSFNAEYFYRLPMSLEPGIPTNPNYYNSLSMGFDIETGGHVFQLHFTNSLGMIERQFIGQTEGNWAKGDVHYGFNISRTFSFDKKKKI
- a CDS encoding QcrA and Rieske domain-containing protein — its product is MNLEEKISRNEFLKKMGFTGAALMALYTLDSCVNETGVTPSGTATLDLSLPANAALKNEGGYVVTNGIVVAKYNGNYIAATLTCSHEGRTQISFKNNEWYCSAHGARFDVSGKGLNTEGKKGLGIYKTSLSGNILTVTP
- a CDS encoding c-type cytochrome domain-containing protein, whose protein sequence is MLRVIILLAVGLLNFGCYYKKNASPNPASNTGPSGEVIQLNCVNTSSSSNTNSETVCFDSQVLPFFQTNCAMSGCHDSKTREEGYDLSSYSTIIKRGINTSKPTNSELYKVIVDTGRDRMPPPPRQAISKQQSDMILKWIQQGAKETACGVSVDATNPTFAKVIKPIIDVNCLGCHQSGSASGNIVLDSYNTIKQQVDNGRLWGSIAQLQGFSPMPQGRKLSDCELTAFKNWIDKGAKND